A DNA window from Pleuronectes platessa chromosome 19, fPlePla1.1, whole genome shotgun sequence contains the following coding sequences:
- the odf2a gene encoding outer dense fiber protein 2, giving the protein MRKATRNRSSSPPIHVHVNEDTPVHVHVKGHRTHAAKPPQGKTKLDRGNLRPTATVKTRVPWIPPGKASTRDASYKWEGPTHQLEITPLLAEPEPDQSHSAMRLAELTSEQEEGLHGRISQYERKIDSLMTEVSSLKNEVELRKREQLLERRSEQLSVSQRVIAEQEVELAEVTKELEETERENTRLRLSMEKWLEESDRQSRLDRDNTQQDKDALLRKLMEAEVDGAAAAKQVSALRESVFKVCGSGRLSDSSVLGRQKELLLQKLETFEATNRTLRHLLREQHRSQMDSMRLSEQKDSLLKRLTDTEAENAFLVGKLQEREKEVDQLSKRLDIEKENTKSTADLSKSLESTRAHLQGQLRSKEAENNRLTVQMKNLERAGDQQQAEMEHLKEQLTRQKEQACTDRENLKRATRAQKQRAERGEDAAGQLSKQLLDMEKQVSEALSAAETWQSHHAQELKDKSKLEMELSLLNSRIMELTEQLQRSEEKGRVEREALLDRLHGLSTESSSARLEKQTLKATAAGMEEKLASCQSELQQVKASIKQYESLVDGYKIQVGKTRAEADEYCTRLARAEREVQAVRGRLEQEVEEVRRELLGRLTELEPLPDTLRHTELQLQEAQDRGRSQERRSLELSTTLTDLRMKVETQGSQVELFRQKNKVLLEENRQLQQRVETFERKLEETDSQNSDLLAVITKREEAIHSNQLRLEEKTRECSLLSRKLEEALDDARQQMSDSRERVTTKERSTQAKMVDLETQLSRTSSEINQLRRSKEEVERRYQSRLQDMTDRLEQSDSTNRSLQNYVQFLKASYANVFGDVSLSRSLQAPSPI; this is encoded by the exons ATG AGGAAAGCAACGAGGAACCGCTCCAGTTCTCCTCCTATACACGTGCATGTCAACGAGGACACACCTGTCCACGTGCACGTGAAGGGCCACAGGACGCATGCTGCCAAACCCCCCCAG GGGAAGACCAAGCTGGACAGAGGAAACCTCCGTCCCACAGCCACGGTCAAAACTCGAGTGCCATGGATTCCACCAGGAAAAGCCTCAACACGAGACGCCTCATACAAGTGGGAG GGACCAACGCACCAACTTGAGATCACGCCACTGCTCGCCGAACCAGAGCCGGATCAGTCGCACTCTGCAATGCGATTGGCTGAGCTCACATCAGAGCAAGAGGAAGGGCTTCACGGACGAATCAGCCAGTATGAGAGGAAGATTGACAGCTTGATGACAGAAGTCAGCTCTCTGAAGAATGAG GTGGAACTGCGGAAAagagagcagctgctggagcgCCGGTCGGAGCAGCTGAGTGTCTCCCAGCGGGTGATCGCCgagcaggaggtggagctggcGGAGGTGaccaaggagctggaggagactgAGCGGGAGAACACGCGGCTACGTCTGTCCATGGAAAAGTGGCTGGAGGAGAGCGACAGGCAAA GCAGATTAGACCGGGACAATACGCAACAGGACAAAGACGCTTTGCTCCGAAAGCTGATGGAGGCTGAGGTGGACGGAGCCGCGGCAGCTAAACAAGTCTCAGCCCTGCGAGAGTCTGTTTTCAAAGTGTGTGGTTCTGGT AGGCTGTCAGACTCTTCAGTCTTAGGGCGTcagaaggagctgctgctgcagaagctGGAAACGTTTGAGGCCACAAACCGAACGCTGAGGCACCTTCTCAGAGAGCAGCACAGATCCCAG ATGGACTCGATGCGACTGTCGGAGCAGAAGGATTCATTACTGAAGagactcacagacacagaggcagaAAATGCT TTTCTTGTGGGGAAACttcaagagagagaaaaagaagtcGATCAACTGTCGAAACGTCTCGATATTGAGAAG GAAAACACGAAGAGCACAGCTGATCTGTCCAAGAGTCTGGAGTCGACGAGAGCTCATCTACAGGGACAGCTCCGCAGCAAGGAGGCCGAGAACAACCGGCTCACTGTGCAGATGAAG AACCTGGAGCGAGCGGGCGACCAGCAGCAGGCGGAGATGGAGCACCTGAAGGAGCAGCTGACGAGGCAGAAGGAGCAGGCCTGCACCGACCGAGAGAACCTGAAACGAGCCACACGAGCCCAGAAGCAGAGAGCTGAGCGTGGGGAGGACGCCGCTGGGCAGCTGAGCAAGCAGCTGCTGGACATG GAGAAGCAGGTGTCAGAAGCCCTGTCTGCAGCTGAGACCTGGCAGAGCCATCACGCCCAGGAGCTGAAAGACAAGAGCAAGCTGGAGATGGAACTGTCGCTGCTGAACAG TCGTATAATGGAGCTGACGGAGCAGcttcagaggtcagaggagaaaggtcgagtggagagagaggctcTCCTGGATCGACTGCACGGACTGAGCACCGAGAGCTCCTCCGCCCGGCTGGAGAAGCAGACGCTCAAG GCCACAGCGGCTGggatggaggagaagctggCCTCCTGTCAGTCGGAGCTTCAGCAGGTCAAAGCTTCCATCAAGCAGTATGAAAGCCTGGTGGACGGCTACAAGATCCAG gtggGGAAAACGCGGGCTGAGGCAGACGAGTACTGCACTCGGCTGGCTCGGGCGGAGCGGGAGGTGCAGGCCGTGCGGGGCAggctggagcaggaggtggaggaggtgcgCAGGGAGCTGCTGGGACGGCTCACGGAGCTCGAGCCTCTTCCCGACACCTTACgccacacagagctgcagctgcaggaggctcAGGACCGGGGGCGCAGCCAGGAGAGACGCAGCCTGGAGCTCAGCACCACCCTCACGGATCTGCGCATGAAG GTGGAGACTCAGGGGAGTCAGGTGGAGCTGTTCAGACAGAAGAACAAGGTTCTGCTGGAGGAGAACCgacagctgcagcagcgggTGGAGACGTTTGAAAG gaagctggaggagacgGACAGTCAGAACAGCGACCTGCTGGCGGTCATCACCAAACGGGAAGAGGCCATCCACAGCAACCAGCTCCGTCTGGAGGAGAAAACCAGGGAATGCTCCCTGCTgagcaggaagctggaggaggctCTGGATGATGCTCGACAACAG ATGTCGGACTCCAGAGAACGTGTCACCACCAAAGAGCGCTCCACCCAGGCCAAGATGGTGGACCTGGAGACTCAACTCAGCAGAACCAGCTCAGAAATCAACCAGCTGCGACGGTccaaagaggag GTGGAGCGACGCTATCAGAGCCGACTGCAGGACATGACCGATCGTCTGGAGCAGTCGGACAGCACCAACCGAAGTCTGCAGAACTACGTCCAGTTCCTCAAAGCCTCATACGCCAACGTGTTTGGAGATGTGTCCCTCAGCAGATCCCTGCAGGCGCCCTCCCCCATCTGA
- the marchf5l gene encoding E3 ubiquitin-protein ligase MARCHF5, with product MAAVEEQPEKHCWVCFATERDDHSAEWVSPCRCKGCTKWIHQSCLQRWLDEKQKGNSGGAVSCPQCGTEYHVVFPKMGPLVYFLQQVDRALSRVSPFAAVGVVVGTVYWSAVTYGAVTVMQVVGHKKGLYVMERADPLFLLMGLPTIPVVLVLGKMIRWEDYLIRLWHKRNLPPGSYRYLPRLPADGPGAGDHLSVSRTLCGALIFPSIASLVGRILFRRVSSNLQRTMLGGLVFVLIKGVLKVYFKQQQYIVQANRNILNYPERNRNGQNEGGEVDAEDTEDTEDTEESGNE from the exons ATGGCCGCTGTTGAGGAGCAGCCTGAGAA ACACTGCTGGGTGTGTTTTGCCACAGAGCGGGACGACCACAGCGCGGAGTGGGTGAGTCCCTGCCGGTGTAAAGGCTGCACCAAATGGATCCATCAGTCGTGTCTGCAGCGCTGGCTGGACGAGAAGCAGAAAGGCAACAGTGGGGGGGCAGTGAGCTGTCCGCAGTGTGGCACCGAATACCACGTCGTCTTCCCCAAGATGG gcCCCTTAGTGTACTTCCTGCAGCAGGTGGACCGGGCTCTGTCTCGAGTCAGTCCCTTCGCAGCTGtcggggtggtggtggggacgGTGTACTGGTCAGCCGTCACATACGGAGCTGTGACCGTCATGCAG GTTGTGGGTCATAAGAAGGGTCTGTATGTGATGGAGCGAGCCGACCCGCTCTTCCTGCTGATGGGTCTGCCCACCATCCCTGTGGTGCTGGTCCTGGGAAAGATGATCCGCTGGGAGGATTACTTAATTCGGCTGTGGCACAAACGCAACCTGCctccag GTAGCTACCGCTATCTGCCTCGTCTTCCTGCCGACGGCCCCGGGGCCGGGGACCACCTCTCCGTGTCCAGGACTCTGTGTGGAGCGCTCATCTTTCCCTCCATCGCCAGTCTGGTCGGGAGGATTCTGTTTCGACGGGTTTCATCGAATTTGCAACGAACGATGCTG GGGGGCCTGGTGTTCGTGCTGATCAAAGGAGTTCTGAAGGTGTatttcaaacagcagcagtaCATCGTCCAGGCCAACAGGAACATCCTCAACTACcctgagagaaacagaaatggaCAGAACGAAGGTGGCGAGGTGGACGccgaggacacagaggacaccgaggacacagaggagagtGGAAACGAGTAG